In Dasypus novemcinctus isolate mDasNov1 chromosome 10, mDasNov1.1.hap2, whole genome shotgun sequence, one DNA window encodes the following:
- the LOC101432483 gene encoding olfactory receptor 5M5, whose translation MATGNSTLVTEFILLGLTDCPELQPILFVLFLVIYLITVGGNLGMLVLIRIDSRLHTPMYFFLASLSCLDLCYSTNVTPKMLVNFLSEKKTISYAACLVQCYFFIAMVITEYYMLAVMAYDRYMAICNPLLYSSKMSKEVCIRLIAVPYVYGFLSGLMETMWTYRLTFCGSNIINHFYCADPPLIRLSCSDTFIKETSMFVVAGFNLSNSLLIILISYIFILIAILRMRSAAGRRKAFSTCGSHLVAVTVFYGTLFCMYVRPPTDKAVEQSKIIAVFYTFVSPMLNPIIYSLRNKDVKQAFRKLITRNVLSK comes from the coding sequence ATGGCCACAGGAAATTCCACCTTGGTGACTGAATTTATTCTCTTGGGATTAACAGACTGTCCAGAGCTTCAGCCCATCCTCTTTGTGCTGTTCCTGGTGATCTACTTGATCACTGTGGGGGGTAACCTTGGGATGCTGGTTTTGATCAGAATAGATTCACGCCTCCACACTCCCATGTACTTCTTTCTTGCCAGTTTGTCTTGCCTGGACTTGTGCTATTCCACTAATGTGACTCCCAAAATGTTGGTGAACTTCTTATCAGAGAAGAAGACCATTTCTTATGCTGCTTGTTTAGTCCAGTGTTATTTTTTCATTGCTATGGTTATCACAGAATATTACATGTTAGCTGTGATGGCCTATGATAGATACATGGCCATCTGTAACCCTTTGCTTTACAGCAGTAAGATGTCCAAAGAGGTGTGTATTCGACTGATTGCTGTTCCATATGTCTACGGGTTTCTTAGTGGTCTGATGGAAACCATGTGGACATACCGCCTGACCTTCTGTGGCtccaacatcattaaccatttcTATTGTGCTGACCCACCCCTCATCCGACTCTCCTGCTCAGACACTTTCATTAAGGAAACATCCATGTTTGTGGTAGCAGGATTTAACCTATCAAACTCCCTCCTCATCATCCTCATCTCCTACATCTTCATTCTCATTGCCATCTTGAGGATGCGTTCTGCTGCAGGCAGGCGCAAAGctttttctacttgtgggtctcatCTGGTGGCAGTGACTGTGTTTTATGGGACCCTGTTCTGCATGTATGTTAGACCTCCCACGGACAAGGCAGTGGAGCAATCGAAAATCATTGCTGTTTTCTATACCTTCGTAAGTCCTATGCTGAACCCAATCATTTATAGTCTGAGGAACAAGGATGTGAAACAAGCTTTTCGGAAACTGATCACAAGAAAtgtactttcaaaataa